One Lentimicrobium sp. L6 genomic window, TGATATACAATTATATAAGGTGATTTATTTTGTTAATTACCATGCAACGGTCTTGATTCGTTTATTGATGAGCACAAAAAGCTAGTTGACATTGTGCACTCTAACGATACGCCAATTGCCATTCAGTTGGCTTATGGTGGCTCACAAACAAATCATCCCGACTTTGAGGATGCTTCGCTTTGGGGGCCTTCGGCAATAAAGAACCGTGCTACAGGAATTACCCCTAAAGAAATGACTAATGACAATATTCGGCATGTGGTGAAAATGTTTACCAATGCATCTGTGCGCGCACAAAAAGCGGGTTATGATGCTGTTGAGTTACACGCAGCGCACGGCTATTTATTAAGTCAGTTTTTAACGCCATATTGTAATAGACGTGAGGACGAGTACGGTGGGAATATTGAAAATAGGTCTCGTATAATTGTTGAAGTTATTACAAGTATTCGTAAAGCTGTAGGTTCTGCTTTTGCTATTATGATAAAAATGAATCACGACGATTTTATGGATGAAGGTGAAGGGCTAACTCTTGCTGATGCCATTGAAGTTGCTAAAATATTTGAGAATGCTGGAGCCGACCTCCTAGAGATAAGTGGCGCAAATGAAAGTTCTGGCAAGGGAATAAGTCCGGCGCGTACAAAGATTCATAAGCCTGAATTACAATCCTATTTTCTTGAGCCAACTCAACAAATTGCCAGTGCTGTTTCTATTCCAGTTATGTTAATGGGAGGAAATAGAAATTTTGCGCGCTTACAAGATATTTTGAACCAAACGGATATTAAATACTTTTCCATGGCACGGCCATTACTTAGTGAACCTGATCTTGTGAACAAGTGGAAGAAAAACCCAGAATACAAACCTTTATGTGTTTCTTGTAATGGCTGCTACCGAGAAGGAGAAGTTGGCTGTGTTGTGCAAGAAAAACTGATGGCAAAGAAACATCCTTCAAGGGTTTAGTTTAATCTGAATGTTTTGTTGCTTTAATTTACGCTGATAATAAGAAACCACCGCTATCTTCACTTTTACACAACAGTTTGAATATGCTGCGTGTCGCATAATAGTCAATAAAATTCTTTAGTTCATGGATTGTAAATATACAAATTCATTTTCTTTGAAAATGAAACTACGGCTTGAAGTATATTTATTGTGTGTACCCAGCATAAGAATAACGCACAAAGAGTTGCAAGCTTTGAATAAATTCCAAAAATAGAAATAAAACCTTATGGATTTATCATAAGTTATACTGCTGGTGGGATGTTAATTAACTTCATGAGGATGAACCGAAGAAAGGGAACTCATTCATGCATAAATAGATCAACAATTGGTGAGCTAAACCTGAGCGTAAGTGTAAAAACCTCATCCGTTTGGGTATTCCCATGGTCAAGCATTTTGTGGAAAGGCAGAGCTAAACCATAATTCAGTGGATAATTGTTTTGAAAGAAAGAGTAAAGCTCCCGTAGGTTTGGTGGTTTGCGATCGTTAGGATGCTGTACCGATGTGTCAGCCGCCTCTCTCTGCTAGTGTTTGTAAGTGTGGTGGGTTACTCGGCTTTGGTATCGTGTATTATTCAAGGTCTAGAACTATTTGAATATTTTCTTTCACCAAATCAATCAGTTCATCAGGTAAGATCCCCAGTCTTTTTGTCAACCGTTTATTATCAATCGCACGAATTTGGTCAATCATTATATCACAAGCCTGATGTAAGTTGCTTGTCCCTTTTTTAAGATGTACCCTTAATATCTCAGAACCCATTTTAACGTTTGTTGTAATTGGACAAACAATAGTAGATGGGTGAGGAATCTTGTTAAGCAGATTGGTCTGTATCGCTAGAACTGGTCTTGTTTTACCTGGTTCAGTTCCTATCTGAGGATTTAAATCTGCAAGCCAAATTTCAAATTGTTTAATCAGCATAATCAATCCCCTCGAAGTCATTAAGGACAGACATTGAATCCGCTTTGACTAATCCTGATTCCTTTTTTAGCTTTTTCTCCAGCATCTGTTTGCGTTGAATTTTATTATAAAACTCAATGGCTTCGTTTATATATCGATTTCGTGGTTTCTTAATCCGAGCAAGTATTTTTTCAGTCTCACCGAAAATCGAATCATCTATTTTTAAAGATACTGTTTTCATGATATTTTATATTTATATCACAAAAGTATATCTTTTTAGTATATAAATCAAGTATATTTTATTGGTATTTATTCCAAATATCAAAAATCCATAAATACTCTATCAATGCTGGGAAAATTAGTAAAGGAATCAGAACAATCATGGCTCTTGAAGCTCTACTTGGATTTGCATTCTTAATGTCAACATTATCAGTCAATTCTTTCAGGCGATAATTAGAGATTATCAAATATTTAACTTTAGTACTCATGTTTGCAGAATCTCAGGGCACATACGCTACAATATGAAGCTATATGCAGAGGCCGGGATTTATAAGCTTCAACTTATCAGACCGATACAGTTTTAAGTAAATGTACAATAGTTTGATTTATTTGCTTCGCTCGGCTTATGTTTATTGCTTATTGTGTGTGCCCAGCATAAGCATGGCCCACAAAGCTGCAAGCTTTGAATAAATTCCAAAAATGCAATAAATCATGATGAATTTATCATAAGTTATACTGCTGGTGTGATGTTAATTAACTTCATGAGCATGAACCGAAGAAAGGGAACTCATTCATGCATAAATAGATCAACAATTGGTGAGCTAAACCTGAGCGTAAGTGTAAAAACCTCATCCGTTTGGGTATTCCCATGGTCAAGCATTTTGTGGAAAGGCAGAGCTAAACCATAATTCAGTGGATAATTGTTTTGAAAGAAAGAGTAAAGCTCCCGTAGGTACGGTGGTGTGAGAGTCTTTCTCTGCTAGCTATTTCTGGTAGGACAGTCTGCTCGATTTGGCACTGGTATTGCCTAATTTATCTGAAATTATTCATCTATTAGTCTATCATAAAACAAAGATCTCCTATAGTTCTTTGGAGTATTAAAATATAAATCTAAAAAAAGTCTTTGCTCATTAAAGTACAACATGTTACTCTCAATAGATTTATGAATATTGTCCATTTGTTTTTGGATATTTTGATTGGGACTATCAATATGTTTTAAATATTCAATTGACAAAAAAAAAGAATTCTCAACACTATCTAAGATTATTATTAAAACAGAATCATTTTCAATCGCGGCAAATTGTTTGTTTCTATAATCAATAAACCGATTAAGTTGAAATATACCTTCTTTATATGAATTCAGAGCTATGTGATATGTATCTATTGTTTGATTGTATGAATTATCGTCTATTTCTTGTCTAAATTGATTGATAATGGTAAATATAAAATAACTATTTATACCATTATTCTCTAATCTTCTTTTTGTATTGATTAATTGTTTTGTTATTGATAAATTCTCAAAAACAGTAAGAGAATCATCAAAATTAAAATAAGTATTATTACTCTTAGGCTTCTTCCTTTTGGCACAAAAATTATTATTAGTAATAGGGTAATATAAAAATTGAAATAATGGATCGAAAGGCATATGAGTACGTATTGCTCTTTTAGGGGACATTTTGTAATAATATTGGTCTATTTGTTTTATGTAATTTCCATTCGATACTGAGCCTGACCCCCATGTAGGGTCGAATATATACCACTTCGAATCAATCATTCCAGCACACCAAGAATGAGGGGTGTAATCAATTTCATTATCAATTTTCGTATAACCTGTAATAACAAAACTTTTAATTCCTAACCTATTGGAAATATCACTAAATAATAGGGCATAATTGTAGCAAATTCCTTTGCGAGTTTTTAGGGTTTTTGAAATTATCCCAATCGTATCATAATCAAATGAGTACATATTCTCAATATCATAATGAATATTCTTAGCGATCCAAAAATATAAAGCTTGAATTTTTGAGTCTTGAGTAGAATATTTTGAATGTATATAATTGGCAATGTCTTGTGGACATAAAGTTAATGAATTGGGGATATTAATTATAACATTATCAAAGGTCAACTTATTATTCCTTTGCTGAGCATTTAGAATTCCACTAAGCCCGATAAAAACTATTAATGTAAATGCTATTTTTTTCATTTTGCGTGTTTTTTGCTGGTGTTTGTTATTCATAAAACTCTATTCCAGACTTTTATGAGGCTATTCTTTTATCTTAATCAATCCGTACTGACCTTGCTACGGAGCAAGAGCCGGAATGTGGAGCTCAGCGTTGCTAGTTTATTTTGTTTTTTTGGGCAGCAAAACCTAAAGTCCTTTGGACTACATGGGCTGGCATTTGCAAGCTTTTTGACAAAAATTTGGATAAGCATTGACTCATGCGTGTTTGGAAATTAAGTTTGCCAATTATTTATTTATTTATTTATTTATTCATATCGCAGATATCCATAGGCTTAATTCAGTTTCATAATACCTTATTTGATTTAAAATGAATTTAATATGTTCAAATATAATGCCGTAACCGTAATGTATACATAATCAAGGCATTATGGTTTCGTATTGTAAAAGACGTTGTAAATTTATCTTACACAAGTGTCAAATAATTTAACATGATTTTTTTTGAAATAGGTTTTATCTCAAAGTGTTTTTTGCATTTTATAATAGAAATATTGGGTGTGAAAAATAACTCTTTTGCAAACTTTGGTTTGTAGTGCTGGCATACAGCGGTTTGAAAGGGTGTTGTTTGTTGGGGCAAAATTAATTCTCTCGCACTAGACACTCTACCAAAAGAGCACCAATCCGATCAAACTGCTTTTTGTAATTATTTCAATCTTTTATATATCGTATCAATGTGGCGTTTGCGGTTTTTTTCACTTGTATACGACGATCTAAAAATGGGGTGCTTGGCATTATATAACTTTTCTTTTTTTATTATAGAACTGTAAAGATACTCTGACCCTCCTAATGATATGTGTGATAAGCGTATCTTCTTAATAAATTATGAAAACTAGACTAATTAGAAAAAGCCCAAGAAATACGAGCAAAATACATCTGACCATAGTCTCCGTATTCTGATCCGGATTCTCCGAAAAAGGTTTGGGCAATGAAGTATAAGGACACATCCTTTGTTAATGAGAAATCAACAGAGGGGCCTAAATAAAAACTACCATCAAAGGGATTGATGATTCCTGACATATCAATCTTAATGAGAGGAGTCAAAGGATAAGAAACTTGAGCAAAAACTTGAGCCATTGATAAAGTATAATCCAAGGCAGAAATATTATCCATCATCACAAAGAATCCTCGACCTGCTTTTCCTGTGCTTCCATTGGAATTATAGAGTAGAGAAGTATGTAGAAAAAGTCCTTTTGAGAAGGTATAGTTGAACGAGACAGTAGTAATTAAGGTTTCCTGGAATGCAGTGTCGCTAATCATGGGAGAATAATAGGAGGCTTCACCTGAAAAACCTGCTCCTTTAATACTTCCCGACCAACCAAGGCCAGCAACAAAATATTCTTGATTCATCACACCACCCATCAATTGCCAATCGTAATTCCATTGGTTAAAAACATAGCGAGCGGCGTAGGTACTTCTTTCTTCATAGTCAATTTTATAGGCTACATCTAATGTTGAGGTATAGCCAGTATAATATTGAACCCTGATGGCATCACTTCCTGGCCTTTCGGGATAGTTGAAATTCAAATAATTAAAAGTATTGAAAATATCATTGGGTTGCCAAACCATATTCATTCCCCAGTTGATTCTTTGTCTACCAATCTTGGCATTAAATTTCCCCAACTCTAAAGTGGCAAAAAGCCTATCGATATTAGAATAGAACACACCATTATTACTTTCCGACCATTTCTTGGTTAAATTCAAATATCCATCATCATATACCAGTAAATCATTATAGGCACCATCCAAGGCTTTATTGGTTTGATAAACCATATTGCCAAAAGTGAAATTATTTCTAATTCCAGCTTCCAAGCTTAATTCATTTATGGGATACCAACGTAAATTGATTCTATTATTCAGCTCAGTATAGGTCATGATTTGATCGCTAGAAATTCCTATGGCTGAAAGGTCAGATTTATTATTGGCCATATAAACAGGCATACCTTCTATGCGCCCGTCAATTTCAATTTTCTTTTGAGCTTGAGAGTTAAAAGCCCATAGCAATAATAGGAAAATGATTACCTTTTTCATGATTAGTTTATTTTCTAATTTCGTCAGAACTAATCTTACCATCAGTAAGAGTGACAATTCTTCGTGCTCTATCCATTACTCGTTGGTCGTGAGTAGCAAATAGGAAAGTGATATTTAGCTTCTGATTTAAATCGGCCATCATATCTAATAAATCTCCTGTGGATTGTGAATCTAAGTTGGCAGTGGGTTCGTCAGCTAATATGAATTTTGGTTTACTAGCCAAGGCCCTAGCTACTGCTACTCTTTGCTGTTGTCCACCCGAAAGTTGATTGGGGCGGCTATTGAATTTATCTCCAATGCCTACCTGCTCTAATAATTCCTTGGCTCTTTTTTCTCGTTCGGCTTTTGAAACTCCTTGTAACTCCATGATAAAGGCCACATTTTCAACAGCAGTAAGCACAGGAATGAGGTTGTAAGCCTGAAACACAAATCCAATATGATTTAACCTAAAATCGATGAGTTGCTTTGAACTTAAGCCAGAAATGTCTTGTCCATCTATTTTTACGCTTCCGCTTGTGGACACATCCAAGCCACCCACCATATTTAAAAAGGTTGTCTTTCCGCAACCAGAAGGACCAACAATAGCTGTAAATTCACCCTCCTCAATTTGTAAGTCTATTCCATTAACGGCATGAACAGGAACTGTTTTTTCATTATATGTTTTTCTGAGGTCTTTTATTTCTATAATTGACATGATATATATGTTTTCTTGTTTCTTGTTTTTTTTTAATTGAAAGGTTTGAAGCTCGAAGCATGAAGTTTGAAGCTTGATTTACTTCCTGCTTCCAACTTCTAACTTCCCGCTTCCCACTCTAATCCCTCACTGCTTCTGCGGGCTGTAATTTCAAGGCCTGGCGAGCAGGAAATATGGAAGCAATAATGGCTGTGATAAAGACCAAAAATGCCACGCTTAGATAAAATTCGATGCTAGATTTTGTGTAGATAATGGTATCAAAACCCAAGGAATTCATTCCCTTCCCAAACAAGGATAAATCTAAGCCAACTCTTCCGAAATAGCCAATAACTAAAGCCGAGAAAAAGAGACCAGTAATCGCGCCTACGGAGGAAAGGAAGATAGTTTCCCATAGAATCATACTAAAGACTCTTTTCTTGTTCATTCCAATCGCCATGAGCATTCCAAGCTCACGAGTTCTCTCCATCACTACCATAATCATAGTGTTTATGATTCCAAACGCCAGCGCAATTAAAATAATGATGATGAAGAACCAAGCAAAAGTATCCATGCTTTGAATCATCATATTTAAACTCGGATCTATTTCTTTCCAATCCTGAACGATGATTTCTTTTTGATCCACTTCTGTTTGGAGGAGGCTTATCATTTCATCTTTTGCCTTTAAAGTGAATTGGTCGTCATCCATCGAAATAGCAATCTCAGACACATAGTTTTGTGGAGTTTTGAGAAGCTTTTGTAATTCATCTTTCAATACAAAAACATGAATCCCATCAAACATATCGTTGTTTGTATTATAAATACCCCAAACTTTAAAGGCAGCATAAACCACTTCTCCTTCACCATCTGCCATCGATAAAATAACTTTATCTCCTATATCGGCATTTAGCTTTTCCGATAGTTTTTTGCCAATAAGAATAGGGATTTGAAAGGAGGCTTTTAGATATTCCCCTTCATAAAGCTTTTGATGAATTTTAGTCACTTCCTTTTCCATTTTTGGGTCGATTCCATTAATCATGACTCCGGTATTGGCTTCAGCAGTGCTGGCCATTCCTGTTTCATTAATTCTGGGACTGATACCCTTAATGCCTTCAACAGCTTTAATTTTATCTATCACTGCAATGCCATTTTCAATTCCATTGTTTATGGATTCGTCTAAAAGAAAGCTAGGGTGATGTATTTGTATATTAGCAGTCTCGTTGCTAATTACGGCATTGATTCTTTGGTCTAGCATCCCCACAAAGAAGGCATTGGTAAATATACCGCCAAAGAGA contains:
- a CDS encoding NADH:flavin oxidoreductase, whose protein sequence is MDEHKKLVDIVHSNDTPIAIQLAYGGSQTNHPDFEDASLWGPSAIKNRATGITPKEMTNDNIRHVVKMFTNASVRAQKAGYDAVELHAAHGYLLSQFLTPYCNRREDEYGGNIENRSRIIVEVITSIRKAVGSAFAIMIKMNHDDFMDEGEGLTLADAIEVAKIFENAGADLLEISGANESSGKGISPARTKIHKPELQSYFLEPTQQIASAVSIPVMLMGGNRNFARLQDILNQTDIKYFSMARPLLSEPDLVNKWKKNPEYKPLCVSCNGCYREGEVGCVVQEKLMAKKHPSRV
- a CDS encoding type II toxin-antitoxin system PemK/MazF family toxin, with protein sequence MLIKQFEIWLADLNPQIGTEPGKTRPVLAIQTNLLNKIPHPSTIVCPITTNVKMGSEILRVHLKKGTSNLHQACDIMIDQIRAIDNKRLTKRLGILPDELIDLVKENIQIVLDLE
- a CDS encoding transglutaminase domain-containing protein, with translation MKKIAFTLIVFIGLSGILNAQQRNNKLTFDNVIINIPNSLTLCPQDIANYIHSKYSTQDSKIQALYFWIAKNIHYDIENMYSFDYDTIGIISKTLKTRKGICYNYALLFSDISNRLGIKSFVITGYTKIDNEIDYTPHSWCAGMIDSKWYIFDPTWGSGSVSNGNYIKQIDQYYYKMSPKRAIRTHMPFDPLFQFLYYPITNNNFCAKRKKPKSNNTYFNFDDSLTVFENLSITKQLINTKRRLENNGINSYFIFTIINQFRQEIDDNSYNQTIDTYHIALNSYKEGIFQLNRFIDYRNKQFAAIENDSVLIIILDSVENSFFLSIEYLKHIDSPNQNIQKQMDNIHKSIESNMLYFNEQRLFLDLYFNTPKNYRRSLFYDRLIDE
- a CDS encoding ABC transporter ATP-binding protein produces the protein MSIIEIKDLRKTYNEKTVPVHAVNGIDLQIEEGEFTAIVGPSGCGKTTFLNMVGGLDVSTSGSVKIDGQDISGLSSKQLIDFRLNHIGFVFQAYNLIPVLTAVENVAFIMELQGVSKAEREKRAKELLEQVGIGDKFNSRPNQLSGGQQQRVAVARALASKPKFILADEPTANLDSQSTGDLLDMMADLNQKLNITFLFATHDQRVMDRARRIVTLTDGKISSDEIRK
- a CDS encoding ABC transporter permease; its protein translation is MNIKISWKNVWRNKLRSLIIILAIAVGLFGGIFTNAFFVGMLDQRINAVISNETANIQIHHPSFLLDESINNGIENGIAVIDKIKAVEGIKGISPRINETGMASTAEANTGVMINGIDPKMEKEVTKIHQKLYEGEYLKASFQIPILIGKKLSEKLNADIGDKVILSMADGEGEVVYAAFKVWGIYNTNNDMFDGIHVFVLKDELQKLLKTPQNYVSEIAISMDDDQFTLKAKDEMISLLQTEVDQKEIIVQDWKEIDPSLNMMIQSMDTFAWFFIIIILIALAFGIINTMIMVVMERTRELGMLMAIGMNKKRVFSMILWETIFLSSVGAITGLFFSALVIGYFGRVGLDLSLFGKGMNSLGFDTIIYTKSSIEFYLSVAFLVFITAIIASIFPARQALKLQPAEAVRD